GGGAATCGAACGgatctctctccctttctctgTTTCTCTGCGAGCGGGGTGTGGCCGGTGTTTGACCCAAATGTTTAGTGCATAATTGTTCACGCCTTGGCCGTCTTGGTCGCCTAATAGAAGCGCTTTGATCATGCGGCCAAGATCCGGCTGGATGGGCAGACAAAGAGCCAATCATTAATTACAACCTACGTCCTGCCGTAGATCCTGCCTACGATCCTGCCGAATCTTATGCAAAGCGCCGCTAAATGTTGAAGCGTGTGCCGGCCCCCGATCGGTCTCGAGATCGAGATCGATTTGGGATTGCAATAGAAATCGAAATTTGAACAGGTACAAGGAGTACAGGGAGTAGGGATAGATGAGAGGTACAATATAGGTAAAATCCAGCTGTGCACTGGGCTGGGTGATCGCCCGCTGTTTGTCGTAATTGCAGCTACAAGATACAGTATCTTGGAGATATCAATTGGCTGGCGAAAAAATTTAACAGGAAAAACATGGCCTGAGCGATCGAATGTTGCGATTAGTGGAGGGTTTTGTCACCAGCATCGTCCGATTAGATAGTCCGGCATCAGCAGGGATAGGACATGTGTATCTGCACATCTGTGTTTCTCTTAAGCAATGTATCCTTataaatgtatatatgtatacacgATCTATCAGTCGGCTCGGTGCAAAGACATGACTTTTTTCCATATATATTTCAATCTTGGTATCCTTAGATGATTCCTTCCTGTAGTGTGTATCTGCTGATCTGTGTATCTTTTTGCATCGTAGTACACGTGCATCCTTCCATGAGAATTGCTCTTTTTGGGGTGTTAAAGAGTAAACGCCCTACTTTTccgtatatatttttttcctttatttttCGGGTTCCTTTTGGCCTCTTTTCATGTTTCATGTGGCATGGTGGGTGTGGCATGCGGTCCATGGAAATTTGGTTGCATAAATGTGTAGAATATAGGGAACAGAATCTCACTGCTGCCGAATGCCGCCTATTCATATGACTTTTGATGCTGTCAACGCGCTCCAGCCACATGGACCGCCGACAGCTCTCGGCTCTCGGCTCTCGGCCCTCGGCTTTGAGATCCGTTCAGCATAGCTCTCTGctctttggcggatctctgTTCTACTCTTTGCACTGTTCTATTCTGGACTATGTTGTTCTGTGGACATGGCCTGAATGCTCTCTTTGGTGTTGCAGTTGAATGTGGGCCGTTGCCATCGGAACAATGGCCTGGACAATGGTGACAATTTCACGTCTTAATGCACATCAATGTGCATTAAAAATCGGAATCGGCCGCCTTCCTTTGACCATGTCCTGCCAGCCATTCTGGCGGTGGTTTGCTTTTGGAGTTCCCCGTTTTGTTTTCGCAAAGCGCATTTGGGCCATCTTTGGTTTTGCTTTTTGATAAATCGATTATCGCATCGTAGGAGGCAGTCACAAAAACAAAGCCATCCGCAAAAAAAGGAGACGCCGCTCAACCATCAAAGACCTTTGGCTGGAATGGCCAACGTCATCggtatcatcatcatcacgaCCATTATCCTCATTTCTTTGTGGTCGCTGAATGGAGACAGAGACGAATACGTAGACGTAGAGGATCTAGATCATCATCACCGATCGATCGATGCGGTGCGGTGCTGTACGATCGGTACGACCCGTTCGATCGTCATGCTCTGCCAGCCGCCGTCTTGTGGTTGACATTTTCTCGGTTACGGTCGGTGACTCTGCtttgatgatgacgatgatgccACGACACTAGACTCAACCCCAACCTCAACTCTGACCCTTAGTCTGCGTTATTGTTTTGTGGTTTCGCTGCTTTGCCTCTGGCCCTCAATCTGATTTACCCGATGCGATTTTTTAGTTAATCTcgtcttttgtttttgttgcgaTTTTGTCAGTGATTTGTTTTGGAAAGTTCCCAGGTTCAAGGGTCAGTCAGGTGGAAGCCAAAGAAGATAAGGAAATATTCCAGGGCAATAATTGAAGCCCTAGGAAAATCCTCCATTTTCATCTCTCCATCAAATGTCCCTCCCGCTATCCATCTCCAGAATTATTTCTTGGTCTCATAGATACAaaagatatatacatatgtatatatatatacgtataTCTCTCTGCGAATGGATGATCCGAAAATCTCTGATGATACCTCCTTGTAATATGAGAAAATGGAAACGATGAAGGTCTTAGAGTATCTTTTTATCAGAGTTTCACTCGATAGACTATAGCAGAagattataacagctccaatcGAACTACTTATAAGAAAGCTATAAATGGAAATAGTCCAGCTTTTCTTGATGATAGTTAAACGATATATTTGGTAATAGCTTATTAAATCCAATGAAAGAATAAttttaattggtttttctAGAAAATATCAGGATAATGTATTCGTCTCTTAATCTAGGGATGTCCTCTCAGGCAGAGGTGTGTGCTGTATCTTCCAAAtagaaaaacaaacatattTAAATATCAGCTCTGGGACTAGCTAATGTCAGGCCCTGCCCTCAACTCAATGATCATCATGTTTATGTCCGACTTAACTATACTCTcattctctttctctccctctctctctcgtagTACCATATATTTTTCTGGGAGATTGAAAGGCCATGAATATATAGTCGCGCCCTTAACAACAAACACGTGTTCAATCGCTTTTCGTTGGTCGCACACGGTTCCGGTTTTTCACGCCATTTCACTTGTTCGTTTCGCAAATTTCCAACCGCCGCATGAAACAGGACAAAGGTGTGTAGAGGGAAACCCCGAAAGTTTCCCAAAAGGGAAATGGAACGCATTGGGACAGGTAGGAGATTTGCCACGCCCAGCGGTGTCGGTGACACCTCTGCATAGGATACGCTCGTTTCGCGACCCTGTGACGAATTCTCAATGCTAATGTCCTGCCAAAGGGAACGGGAACTCGGGACCCTACTGAGGATTAGCGTGTAATGCGTGGTGTCTTTTCAGATATATGTAGCTCACTCCGGGAGCCTGTGACTCCTTTTGATAGCGCAGGACTTGTGTCGGGGCTCCAAGCATATAAGAGCCATCTCCGAGCTCCTTTTTAGGCCATGGGCATCAATGGACAATTACTGTgagagtgtatgtgtgtgtgtcagcGTGTATCTATGAGCGAGTGTAAAGTGAAACGCGCACTTCGTGAATGTCGTGAAATCAGGAGCGaaataaaagaagaaatcACTTTTTATCCAAGACAATGGATGCGATAGGATATTCCAGTGAAGTCTTTTGAATGGATCTCGATTTCGGCATCAGCATCGCCATTGTCTCTCTCACTCCGATCTGGCTTTTGCTTGCTCTAAAAACTCTCTGACATTGATTGCCTCTGATAGTTTATTGGGCCGAGGACGAAGAGAACATAGGACCCAGAACCTGTATACGGACTCAggcacggacacggacacggacacgtgTGCACTGCGATAGAACTGCGTTCTCCCTATTGTGAATGCTTGCCCTTTGTTGATTCTGCGGTTAGTTTTTCCAGAGTTCCCATCATGTCAACAATCGAGTCAAAGTTGAGaatccattcccattccccttCCAAATGGCTATCCCGAttccaatcccaatcccaattcTATCCATCCCCTGCCCGATATATGGATGAATGTAAAGTCATTTAACTACCGGCGGCAGTTCACACTGTGCTAAATGTAGCGTGTGTTTTGGACAATCACTGCCGATCGATCGTTGAGGATCGCTACAGAAATATATTTGGGCCCAATGTGAAATGCTACAGATAGCAATAGATAGTTGAACAAGATTGCAGAGCGAGGGTGCATCAGCATAGCCTCGTTACAAGCCGATTCCAGCGAtcccatccgatccgattcTCTCCCGGGGATTGGTGTGTCCTTCTGTTAGCTAATCGCCGAGATACATGTGGAGATGACAGGCATACAAAAATAAGTTGTTCGACCATCAGGGAACTGGAGAACTATCCCTCTCATGTTGAGCTCTTGTTGCATGTGATCCTCAGGTGAGGATCATGGATCATACATGGGTTTTGGAGCTTCAAATTTGAATTGTGTAAACTATTAATAGAGTTTTAAGTAAAATACCTCTCTTTTATCATCAAGGTGAAATTATTAATGTAGCTTCAAGTGATTATTTATTGTCTATTTTGTAGCCTCTTTCTGTGAATGGCAATGAGAAGATGAAATAAGATCGAGCTCACATCAAGCTACTATCAGTTACTGTTTTATCAAGTTGGGGTTGAGGTTTGTTAAGCATATCATAATGTTAAGAGATCATTAATCTGAAGGacctttgttttcttttttgatTATTGATCTTAAAGGGACTCCCTAAGGTCTTAAAAATTCGATCTCTGATCTATGCGATCTGCTCCATTCGCTTGTAAATATATTGTCATCGTTAAACGATTCTTCTCGTTCACCTTCCTGGTATCCCAAGTAGATGTCCCTTCGACGAATCGCTTGGACAACAACTCAATTGGTGAATCGATGGCCAGTCAGAGCCCAGGGCCCAGAGTCCAGACAGACATTGGATCCCTGTACTGGTAGCCCTCTCTGTGTCGCCTCATTAACAAGCTACCAAGAAGTAATGGGCAGGGACTGACAAGAACTACAACTACTTGTAGAAGTACAACTTCCAGTGCCACTTGACGCCCCGGTTAAGTGCGAAATTTGACAAAAAGTCAGAGTTCGAGCATCGGTCGCACGTTCTATGTACCATAGATGATCGATGGTTGGACGGATGGTTCGATAGATAGAGATGAAAATGGAAATGCCCTCGCAGTTAGAGTGCAACATGGGCTCTCGTATTTTGACACATGGGTCATAAATCTTGGCCAGCGATGCGCGGCTGGGACGCCGTCATAAAGTCACATAACTCAAATGGTTTGGttctacgagtacgagtacgcgTACGAGAACCAGGAGGAATGCAACTACATGTTGAGGGACACTCTTACAAGTGTCCTCGTAGTCGCGAGGGAGTGGGAGGGAGTGTCCTTGCTCGTTTCCTTTGAATTGCGACATGATAGAATAACATTTGGCTCGTATTTCCGAATACGAAGGCGCGCAGCAtctacaaaaataaataaacgaaAGCAAAAGGATCGCCGAGGACACTTTAAGGACTGCGTCGGTGTCTCTGTCCCGAAAGATGCAAAACAAATACGCACTTCCTGCGGacatgtctctctctctctaaagTGGCGCACAAAAGAAGTTACTACTTCCTGGCTCTTGGCCCTCGGGCCCTCGGGGCCGGCCCCGGGGTCTCGGGCTCTGGTTTCATTAAACTCTGAAACTCAATTTATTGCAATTGCCCGAAGATCAGTTCAGTGCTCTTTCTGATCTCTCTGTCATTTGAGAGAAGTGGAGGTGGAGGATATATGTACCTAGTCCCTGTTCGGGTGTCCGATCTCTCTGTGTATCCCCCGGAATAAGGACATTCGCTTGAAGTCTTAGCTAAGATTGCATAAAACTCGCAGCCTAGCAGGCTAGCCTATTAGAGGACATTGGCTTAGCTCCGTATTTTGACACCTACTgtccagtccgtccgcctgtcCAGGGGATTGCATATCccatatacaatatgtatgtatatcccAGCAGGTCTTGCTTCTTGGCTAAGCTTCTTTTGATATCCGGTAACAATGAGACACGAGACGAGATCAGccatcagccatcagcctCGACGACGAGAGACGAGAACGAGAGTTTCACTCTCATTCAGGGTTTCTTTCATTGCGTTTCCTGGTTTTATCTTAAGCTGACATACAATCACATTTCGCATTGTGCCCTGGTCCTCTGGTCCTGGTCCTTCGAGTTCCTCCTACCTAATAGAAGTAAGAAGTCCTCCTTTGGTTTcctctcctttttttttagGGAAAAATATTGGAATTTTCGGGCAAGACGATATGCTtcctgtcatcatcatcatcatccacaCGATCAGCGCATTCACTTCCTTATGGAGCGGACCGCTTCGTTCTGGGGCGGGTCAGCGATCCTACCCTACAGTGATCCTACGGTGAGGATCCCCTTGCACGTGTCCGGCCGaacagaatttgcataatgcTTGCAGTGGGCGTGGCCCATTTACATGGGCTATAGATCACATTCCTGCATATCATCATCCAAATCATCATTGTCGCGCGAGTCCTGCGTCTTGGCACACGCCCAAAGGTGCGACGAAACGAGGCGTTTTTAGTCCTTCGTCTTTCGTCTCTGGGGGTGCGCACGGCGCATTCACCTCACCCTCGAGAGGGGTAGGAACATGGACCTAGGTACAGGGGCAActttcaagcggaagtgcATTTTATGGCTCGTGATTACGTCCAGCTTGAAAGCTGGCAAACGCCAGCCGGGGTGCGCCAGCCACGTgggccgtggccgtggccgcGATCCTTACTCCTGCTGCAAGTCCTATTCCTATTCCCCGTGGTCTGCTTCAACCTCTCAGGCGTGACTGTCTATTTCCGCTCTCGGGGCAATTTATGTGGCATTAACAATGCCCAACCGAAAATTGAAACTCGTTAAAAATTATATTTCCACAAATATTCGCTGTTGTTTCCGGTAACGGTCTTGTTTCCATGGCTAGCCAGCTCCAGTGAGTCATGGCTATATGTATAGTACATTCATATGCGAGTATTTAAAACTAGTTTAGCTTAGAATATCAAGTTATTTTTAGTATCACTGTTCATAGACTCCAACAGATTCTTTTGGTACTTAATGAGTATTTCATATAAAATATGAATATCCACTTGATGTACCCAGACTGTCATTAATAATATGCACATATCCATACAGATAAGATACTGTATGACTTTGCTGATGCGACGATCTCAATCAGAAACGCCGCGGCCACTTGACTTCTGTTGTACATCAGTAGTGCTGGAGATCTTTGTGATCTCACTTGTGATCTCATCTGGAACATAAGAGAATGGATATACATCTAACTATGGTCGAAACGGTCTTTAGAGCTCAGTCTGTTTTATATGATTCTAAGTTACCGCAGCCCTTTGTAAAGGATTGTGGTGGGGGGGATCTGTATAGCTCTATATTTAGTATACCAACTGATCGTTAAGAGTCATTCATTCAATTTTTCAGATAGAACTTTAATAACTGATGGAAGTCTGCTCCTTTTTGGCGACGATGAGTGAAAGTATTTTCTCATACTTTTGGAAGATTATACGATCTGTTTTGCTGTCATCTTTGCGATATTTTTGTTTCTGTGAACAACTGCTGAAATATTGTAAATGGTTTTCAATAAAAAGATTTGCTTTTGAATTATGTTTTGAgattgtttgttttgtttttattattgCATATCAATAATTGGTTCTTATGAATAGTTTAGTGTCTTCCATGCTTATAACAGAACTTAGAACTATCAAAAAAATAAGGTTTTATATCATTGTCTTCCATGCTTAATGCtagtttccaaaaaaaaattttggTGGGTCGGGTCTTACGAACTAGAGATATAGAATCTGGGACTTGGTTTCTTCGTTTTTCACTCACTAAGGCAACATTTTCGATATTTACAGTTTGTACAGTGTGGGGATTGGGTATTTTTGGCTTGCTCTCTGGGATTGCTGGGATCGCTGGGATCTCCGGCTCTTTTTTTCGTACTCGGGCACTCTCACTGCTCCTGCCACGAGGAGATGTAGTCGAGGAGCTCCTCATCGTCGGGCTGCTCGTCGCTGAAGCTGTCGAAGGACTCGAATTTGAGTtgatgctggtgctggtgttggtggtgctgctggtgatcGTGCTCGTGGTTATCGGGCATCTCCTGCTTCACGTAGCTGGCCGATACATCGGAGGCGTCACTGTACGAGGGAGTGGGCGAGGCCGAGTGGTACGAGTGGGACTGGGCGACAACGAACTGCGATTGGGGGCTGTCCAGGCTGCTGTAGTTGTCGTTGTAGGTGCCATCGTTGCTGCTCTCGTCTCCGGAGCTGTAGATGGGACGGGGCTGGCCATCGCCGAGCATATCCTGCAGGCCGCGTATGTACTCCACGGCGATCTTCAGGGTGTCCACCTTCGATAGCTTCTTGCTGGCGCCGCGTCCCCCATTCGACAGGGCATTGATGACCGTCTGGGGCAGGTGCTGGCGGAGATTGACGAAGCCGTTGTTCACCTGCTTCACGCGGTTGCGCTCCCGGGCATTGCGGCGTGCCACCGATGGCATCTGCGGCTCTCCGTAGGGCATTGGGTTGTAGTTGTTGTACTTCTTCTTCGACAGCATGGGGCCGGCAGAGCTGCTTGtctgctggtgctgttgcATGTTCTGGAGCTGGCTGTTGCCCAGAGGCATCTTGGGGGCAATCagctgttggtgctgctgctgctgtccctGCTGGTGGTGCATCAGTTGCATGATGTTACCGTTGGTCAGCTGATAGTGCTGGTAGCTGCTGCATACGCTCGTCATGGTAATCCGTTTGAGGAGTGGAGTTGCTCTAGCTTGCTGAGATGTTGACTGTGTGGAATCAGATTCCGCAATGATATACCTCGTCCTGCACGGGGCCTTTAAGTACTTGTTGACGCGGGGCCCaggcagagccagaggcagtggcagtggcagcggcagcggcagagacggagacggaggcAGCAACAGAGGGAAAGGCAGCGTCAGAGAGTgctgtgctggtggtggtggctaCGGCTACCTGCCCTTCGTCTTGGTCTCTCCCTTTGGCCTGTGCGCACAAGTGAACGAGCGATCGGGGATCGAGAGGATCGTGTAGCAATCGGGGATCGGGGAACCCAGGAGAGTCCGTCCTGCCTCGGTTCTTCTCGCTCGCTCATGCTCCTAGGGGTTGCTTACAGAGGGTGcaaatctctctctctctctctccctctctctctttctctcgcgCACACCCTCTCCTACTTGATTTATTTCTCCCCCAGCGAGCGAGCGGAGTATTTTCTCATTCTACTTGTAGGACGACAACACACTGTCTTGGTCTTTGTGCATGtattttccttttcttttgcttttcttttgggAAACTCTCTATCGAAATCGAGACTTAAATCTGTGTGTTGTTCGCCTCGATCCTTGTCAGGAGGATCCAGGATCCTTGGGCAACAGGAGAAAGAACCAAGGAGATGGAGAGAGACGACCGATCCGAtggaggaggtggaggtggaggtggaggagtacaGCCAGAAAGAGGACTCGCTTTTCAATGCACTTccactttttttttgtcgttCCATCGTCCTCAATGTCGTTTGCATTGAAAGCAGAAATATTTTTGGGATCGTAGATGGAACAATATTCATTATGGAACTTGATGTTAAATGTGATCCATCATGTGAGAACGAAGAAAACGAAGCCGATACGGGAAAAGAAACCAAATGAAATGAAGAGGAACACGGTGCACTTTCACTGCCTCGATCGCCCATCTCCCATCACCAAGTCCCTTTCTCCCTTTCTTCGCTCAGATATCAGTCAGATAtgcttatgtacatatgtacgatatatatatttgttggCCTTGATTACGCTTCTGGCGTTCCTCTGGGATCGGAGAACTTTTCCCCCTTCTTTTTCGTTGCCGCATTTGACACGTGCTTCCGATCAGAGCCGATATTACCATAAGTTCCATCCTCCAGGCCTCAAGAAACAGAACAACAGAACAACGATAATGTCGCAGACAAATCCCACAAGTGTGTGCCCCCTCATGCATATAAAAGACGCCAAGCAGATCCAACAACCCTATCGAATGGCCAGCTTTTGATACCCTTTCCAAACGCAAAGACTGAAAAACGCATATCTTTCAAATTTTGTTGCATTAGCCAGAAAAATGCTGTCATTAATAAAGAAGAAGCTCTTCAAATAATGAAATATTAATCACGTTTTTTCCAAAATGATCCAAGGACTAAAAATACCTTATATAAATGGTTTTCGTGCCAATTTCTATACAGATATACCCAGTCATGATCGAATATTCGATGCTGATCATGATATCTAAAGAGTATGTTGGcaaaagacaaaaaaacaaGTGCCGAGGGCTTTGTCACGGAGCTGCTTGACATTGATATTGACAGAATTTGAGATCCCCTACATAAGTATATCTGTACCCTCCCTAATCCCACCCTTCGAAAACAACCTCAATGATGGGATACGGGTATATCCCATGGCTATTTATATCGGCCGTAACAAGTGGACCTCAGTTCTCGGTCCGCAGTGCGCCGCACCACCCCCGCCATAAAGCCGCCAATAAATGTGTAAAAaactgaaacagaaacagaaaccaaCGCCAACTTTGTTGCAGATGAGGATGAGGCAGGCAGAAAATGCATGGCGAGGAACGAATACCGTTAGGGGGAATCGGGATCGGAGGGAATGGTGGGATGATGGGCTCGTTCTGGTAACGAGATTGCGGCTATAAACGAATAAAACCTTGATTAACATGGGCCCAAAGCAGCTGCCGGCAAAGGGAGTTGGTGGCCGACACGGATTCGGAGTCACACCCATTTCAAGGTACGAGTAGAACCAACCTGGATAATCGAAAAACCACATTCCAAAACAGAACCACTTTCGGTATAATCGTTTTTTAAAAGCTGCCACTGTTGGAAGGGATTGATGATTGGTGTTTGATCCTAATGCATTTCTAATATATTGAATGAATGGAAAAATGTTTGCGTCATCACCTGTACGCCCCCCTTTCAGGACTCAACCCTTTTTCAATTTGTTCTATCCACACCCATACGAATCCGAACATAGCCGAGCCGATCCGAACAGATccgaaatggaaatgaaaattgtTTTGGTAGCATTTTAATTAGCCGCGGACTTCTTTTCGCTTTGGGGCGAGTGATTAATTAAACCGAATGAAATGTGGAAAAGAGTTGATCCTTTGTCTACCCAGGATCAGGTACTCAAATGATCAACAGGATCAACAGATCTCTAGGGTTGTCAGGTTTGTCATTTTGAGAGTTGAAGCGCCCTCTGGCACGCATACCATTCTAATTGGATGTCAGCAGCGCCATCTGTCGCTCGCATTGCATTATTACAAGAATCCTGTTCTCATCAAGGGATGAGATGAAGTGGAATAATACTCCTCGTACCACAGTTCTATGAGCAACAGAATCACTTTAGCGGAAGATTTTCTGTTTTCAATCAATGAAATGTTTCTTCGGAAAAATCGTACTGAGTCTTCAGTTTGTATTTTTCCCCTGAACCCAAAACGTTTGTGAAAGGTATCCCTTTTTGGGATTGCAACTTAACAAATATCGAGTCCCTTGGTATCTTTTTGTCTTCGAAGCGAATTAACCCGTTCGCTTATGAGAAATTTGTAGAGCGAATCAGTGTCATTCGGATCATTCGACCTAGTGGACCAGAGGTCGAAGCCAGGTACATATAGAAGCTAAGTTAGAAACCCTACCTGTGGGATTTACCCAAGTGATCGTCTGTTTTGGCTGTAATTCCTATTGCTCTGGTCAGGTTTTCCCCAGAAGTTCCCAAACGGAAGCATCATCCCACAAGCCTCCTTATCGGGGATATGCGCCC
The Drosophila miranda strain MSH22 chromosome XL, D.miranda_PacBio2.1, whole genome shotgun sequence genome window above contains:
- the LOC108164839 gene encoding achaete-scute complex protein T3, with the translated sequence MTSVCSSYQHYQLTNGNIMQLMHHQQGQQQQHQQLIAPKMPLGNSQLQNMQQHQQTSSSAGPMLSKKKYNNYNPMPYGEPQMPSVARRNARERNRVKQVNNGFVNLRQHLPQTVINALSNGGRGASKKLSKVDTLKIAVEYIRGLQDMLGDGQPRPIYSSGDESSNDGTYNDNYSSLDSPQSQFVVAQSHSYHSASPTPSYSDASDVSASYVKQEMPDNHEHDHQQHHQHQHQHQLKFESFDSFSDEQPDDEELLDYISSWQEQ